A region of Centropristis striata isolate RG_2023a ecotype Rhode Island chromosome 17, C.striata_1.0, whole genome shotgun sequence DNA encodes the following proteins:
- the LOC131989530 gene encoding zinc finger protein 271-like has product MKEEEQEQEVSSRPGQSGIKEEEQEQEQEVSSRPGQSGMKEEEQEQEVSSRPGQSGIKEEEQEQEVSSRPGQSGIKEEEQEQEVSSRPGQSGIKEEEQEQEVSSGSHVQKCPGNLKLHLTVPTGEKPYSCDQCGKTFITKDNLGRHQRIHTLEKLYSCDQCEKTFARSDSLTLHQRVHSGEKPYSCDQCAKTFISKGVLIVHSRFHTGEKPYWCEQCGKDFSNCTNFKAHQWVHAAEKPFSCDQCEKTFSKRSTFIVHKRVHTGEKPYRCDQCEKTFARSSSLHIHQRVHTGEKLYGCDQCGQTFARSSHLKVHQRAHYGEKPYRCDHCEKTFARSSSLHIHQRVHTGEKPYGCDLCGQTFAWSSHLKDHQRAHYGEKPYRCDQCGKTFFRSSALIVHQRIHTGEKRYGCEECGKSFSQSSSLIIHQRIHTGERPFPCDQCGKAFARPGSLNIHLRIHTGERPYSCDQCGNTFNQISNLRKHQRIHTGERPYSCDQCGNGFNRLDTLRIHQRIHTGDKPYSCDHCGSTFNKKHNLRDHQRIHTGEKPYSCEQCGNTFSLLQSLRSHQRIHTGEKPYGCDQCGNAFSRLQNLRMHQRIHTGEKPYSCDQCGKTFSHSGSLEDHRRIHTGEKPYWCDQCGKTFSQSSNLKTHQRVHTGEKP; this is encoded by the exons atgaaggaggaggagcaggagcaggaggtctCCAGTAGACCAGGACAGAGCGGGAttaaggaggaggagcaggagcaggagcaggaggtctCCAGTAGACCAGGACAGAGCGgcatgaaggaggaggagcaggagcaggaggtctCCAGTAGACCAGGACAGAGCGGGAttaaggaggaggagcaggagcaggaggtctCCAGTAGACCAGGACAGAGCGGGAttaaggaggaggagcaggagcaggaggtctCCAGTAGACCAGGACAGAGCGGGAttaaggaggaggagcaggagcaggaggtctCCAGTGGATCACATGTTCAG AAATGTCCTGGAAATCTAAAGCTTCATCTAACAGTTcccacaggagagaaaccgtacagctgtgaccaatgcgGGAAAACCTTTATCACCAAAGACAATCTAGGACGCCACCAACGGATTCATACTTTAGAGAAActgtacagctgtgaccaatgtgagAAAACCTTTGCTCGGAGTGACAGCCTTACACTCCACCAACGGGTTCAttctggagagaaaccgtacagctgtgaccaatgtgcgAAAACCTTCATCTCCAAAGGTGTCCTAATAGTCCATAGTCGctttcacactggagagaaaccttattGGTGTGAACAATGTGGGAAAGACTTTTCTAACTGTACTAACTTTAAAGCCCACCAATGGGTTCATGCTGCAGAGAAGCCAttcagctgtgaccagtgtgagaAAACCTTTTCTAAGAGAAGTACCTTCATAGTCCACAAACGAGTtcatactggagagaagccaTACCGGTGTGACCAATGTGAGAAAACCTTTGCTCGGAGTAGTTCTCTTCATATCCACCAGcgagttcacactggagagaaactgtATGGATGTGACCAATGTGGGCAAACCTTTGCTCGGAGTAGTCACTTAAAAGTCCACCAACGAGCTCATTATGGAGAGAAACCATACCGGTGTGACCATTGTGAGAAAACCTTTGCTCGGAGTAGTTCTCTTCATATCCACCAGcgagttcacactggagagaagccgtatGGATGTGACCTATGTGGGCAAACCTTTGCTTGGAGTAGTCACTTAAAAGACCACCAACGAGCGCATTATGGAGAGAAACCATACCGGTGTGACCAATGTGGTAAAACCTTTTTTCGGAGCAGTGCACTCATAGTCCACCAGCGgatccatactggagagaaacggTATGGATGTGAGGAATGTGGAAAGAGCTTTTCTCAGAGTAGTTCCCTTATAATCCACCAGCGGatccatactggagagagaCCGTTCCcgtgtgaccaatgtgggaaagcCTTTGCTCGGC CTGGAAGTCTAAACATTCATCTccgcatccatactggagagagaccatacagctgtgaccaatgtgggaataCTTTCAATCAGATATCGAACCTGAGAAAACATCAacgcatccatactggagagagaccttacagctgtgaccaatgtgggaatgGTTTCAATAGGCTGGATACCCTGAGAATACATCAacgcatccacactggagataaaccttacagctgtgaccattGTGGGAgtactttcaataaaaaacacaacctgAGAGATCATCAacgcatccatactggagagaaaccatacAGCTGTGAGCAATGTGGGAATACTTTCAGTCTACTACAGAGCCTAAGAAGTCATCAacgcatccacactggagagaaaccctacggctgtgaccaatgtgggaatgcTTTCAGTCGACTACAGAACCTGAGAATGCATCAacgcatccatactggagagaaaccttacagctgtgaccaatgtgggaaaaccTTTTCTCACAGTGGTAGCCTTGAAGACCACCGacgcatccacactggagagaagccgtactgGTGTGACCAATGCGGGAAAACCTTTTCTCAGAGTTCTAACCTTAAAACTCATCAacgggttcacactggagagaaaccctag
- the LOC131990098 gene encoding zinc finger protein 239-like, with amino-acid sequence MEQNQDPEDSSRPAAGSDSTDVQEGRERLKRHHCQLCDKTYSTAGGLKVHLRIHTGEKPYSCDQCGNGFNRRDTLRKHQRIHTGEKPYSCDQCGNGFNRRDTLRIHQRIHTGEKPYNCDQCGSTFNKKRNLRYHQRIHTGERPYSCDQCGKTFNDIQNLRIHQRIHTGERPYSCNQCGNAFSLLQSLKNHQRIHTGEKPYSCDQCGNAFSRLNSLTSHQRIHTGEKPYSCDQCGKTFSHSVSLEYHRRIHTGEKPYWCDQCGKTFSRSSNLKRHQWVHTGEKPYWCDQCGKTFSQSSHLKTHQRVHTGEKP; translated from the exons ATGGAGCAGAACCAGGACCCGGAGGACTCCAGTAGACCAGCAGCAGGCTCTGATAGCACCGATGTTCAG gaaggaagagagagactcAAACGGCAccactgtcagctctgtgacaaaACCTACTCAACAGCTGGAGGTTTAAAGGTTCATCTccgcatccatactggagagaaaccttacagctgtgaccaatgtgggaatgGTTTCAATAGGCGGGATACCCTGAGAAAACATCAacgcatccatactggagagaaaccttacagctgtgaccaatgtgggaatgGTTTCAATAGGCGGGATACCCTGAGAATACATCAacgcatccacactggagagaaaccttacaactgtgaccaatgtgggagtactttcaataaaaaacgcAACCTGAGATATCATCAACGTatccatactggagagagaccatacagctgtgaccagtgtgggaagaCTTTCAATGACATACAGAACCTGAGAATACATCAacgcatccatactggagagagaCCTTACAGCTGCAACCAATGTGGGAATGCTTTCAGTCTACTACAGAGCCTGAAAAATCATCAacgcatccatactggagagaaaccttacagctgtgaccagtgtgggaatgcTTTCAGTCGACTAAACAGCCTGACAAGTCATCAacgcatccatactggagagaaaccttacagctgtgaccaatgtggaaaaactttttctcacagtGTTAGCCTTGAATACCACCGacgcatccacactggagagaagccgtactggtgtgaccaatgtgggaaaaccTTTTCTCGGAGTTCTAACCTTAAAAGACACCAAtgggttcacactggagagaagccgtactggtgtgaccaatgtgggaaaaccTTTTCTCAGAGTTCTCACCTTAAAACTCACCAacgggttcacactggagagaaaccctag